The sequence below is a genomic window from Cryobacterium arcticum.
ATCGCCCGCTGCATGACATCAGTGCTGGCGACATAGTGCGACCCGGGGAAGACCGAGACGGCATCGAGTTTCTTGACGACATCGCCCGTGAGCGGATGCAGGCTGTACAGCGCCTCGATCTCGTCGCCGAACATCTCGATTCGGATGGCGAGCTCTTCATACATCGGGATGATCTCGATGGTGTCGCCGCGCACCCTGAAGTGACCGCGGGAGAAGTCGATGTCGTTGCGCTGGTACTGCATGGCCACGAACTTGCGGATCAGCCAGTCCCGGTCGACCTTCTGGCCCACCTGCAGGGCCACCATGGCCTCGAGGTACCCCTCCGGGGTGCCGAGGCCGTAGATGCACGACACCGTGGAGACGACGATGACGTCGCGACGGCTCAGCAGTGAGTTGGTCGTGGAGTGCCGGAGCCGCTCCACCTCTTCGTTGATCGAGGAGTCCTTCTCGATGAAGGTGTCCGTCTGCGGAACGTAGGCCTCAGGCTGGTAGTAGTCGTAGTAGGAGACGAAGTATTCGACCGCGTTGTTGGGCATCAGCTCGCGGAATTCGTTGACGAGTTGGGCGGCCAGGGTCTTGTTGTGCGCAAGGACCAGCGTCGGACGCTGCACCTGCTCGATCAACCACGCCGTGGTCGCGGACTTGCCGGTGCCGGTGGCGCCGAGCAGCACGATGTCGGTCTCACCGGCGTTGATGCGGCCGGCCAGCTCGGCGATGGCACCGGGCTGGTCACCACTGGGGGTGTATTCGCTCACGACCTCGAAGGGGTGAACGGAACGGGTAGCTTCCATGCTTCCAGTCTAAGGAGCCCCACCGACACTCGGGTCGGCGGCCGCCTCGGTCGCCTCCGGGTGGGCGTCGTGTTGGGAACGCAGCTTGCGTTTCCACAGCCTGTCCACCTGGCTGAGGGTGGCGTCGAGGGACCCGGTCGAGTCGATGACGGCGTCGGCCACGGCCAGGCGCTCGTCGTCCCCGGCCTGCGCGGCGATGCGGCTGCGCGCGTCGGCTTCGTTCATGCCGCGCAGCTCCACCATGCGGCGCACCCGGGTTTCGGCATCGGCGTGCACGACGACGATGAGGTCGAAGGGGTGGCCGACGGAGGCCTCGACCAGCAGGGGCACGTCGTAGACCACGACGACATGCGGGTTGGCCCGCTCGGCCGCGTCGATGGCCTGCGCGGACAGGGCTCTTACGGCGGGGTGCACGATCTGGTTGAGCAGGTTGAGCGCCGCCGGGTTGCCGAAGACGATGGCGCCGAGGGCCGCCCGGTTGAGGCTGCCGTCGGCGTTGGCGACCTCGTCTCCGAAGACCTCGATCACGTGCGCCAGCGCATCCGTGCCCGGTGCGACGGCCGCTCTGGCCAGCTGGTCGGCGTCGATCACCACTGCGCCGTGCTCGCCGAAGCGCTTGGCCACGGTGCTCTTCCCCGATGCGATCCCGCCGGTCAACCCAATCAAGTACACGGCCCCATGCTAACGAACGCACGGAACGTCAGCCCCGGGGCCCGCCGCAGTGGGTGAACGTGCACAGCGGCGGGCCCGGAATCTGAAACGGACACGACGGTTAACCGGCACAGGCCGGACCCCGAAGGGTCCGGCCTGTGCGGCTCCGGCCAGAGCCGGAGGGATGCTGCTAGTTGTTGCTGCTGAGCTTCTCGCGCAGGGCGGCAAGCGCCTCGTCGTCGGCGAGGGTGCCGGCTCCGGCGGTCTCGCTGGAGAACGAGTTGCCAGCTGCGGACGCGACATCGCCGGGAGCGATGATCTCGTCGTTCGCGGATGCGACCTGCTTCTTGTGAGCTTCCCAGCGAGCCTGGGCTGCAGCGTAGTCCTGCTCCCACTTCTCGCGCTGGGTCTCGAAGCCTTCGCGCCACTCGTTGGTCTCCGGGTCGAAGCCCTCGGGGTACTTGTAGTTGCCCTGGTCGTCGTACTCGGTGAGCATTCCGTAGAGTGCCGGGTCGAACTCTGTGCCCTCGGGGTCGACACCATCGTTGGCCTGCTTGAGGCTCAGCGAGATGCGGCGACGCTCCAGGTCGATGTCGATGACCTTGACGAACACCTCGTCGCCGACCGAGACAACCTGCTCGGCGAGCTCAACGTGCTTGCCGGACAGCTCGGAGATGTGCACGAGGCCCTCGATGCCCTCTGCGACGCGAACGAACGCACCGAAGGGAACGAGCTTGGTGACCTTACCCGGTGCAACCTGGCCGATGGCGTGGGTGCGGGCGAAGACCTGCCACGGGTCTTCCTGCGTGGCCTTGAGCGACAGGGACACGCGCTCGCGGTCCAGGTCGACCTCGAGGATCTCGACGGTGACTTCCTGACCGACCTCGACGACCTCGCTGGCGTGCTCGATGTGCTTCCAGCTGAGCTCGGAGACGTGAACCAGACCGTCAACGCCACCCAGGTCGACGAACGCACCGAAGTTGACGATCGACGAGACGACGCCCTTGCGGACCTGTCCCTTCTGGAGGTTGTTGAGGAAGGTGGTGCGGCTCTCGGACTGGGTCTGCTCGAGCAGTGCGCGACGCGACAGGACCACGTTGTTGCGGTTCTTGTCGAGTTCGAGGATCTTGGCCTCGATCTCCTGGCCCAGGTACGGGGTCAGGTCGCGGACACGGCGAAGCTCGATGAGCGACGCGGGCAGGAAGCCACGCAGGCCGATGTCGACGATGAGACCGCCCTTGACGACCTCGATGACCGATCCGGTGACAACTCCGTCGGATTCCTTGATCTTCTCGACGTCGCCCCATGCACGCTCGTACTGAGCGCGCTTCTTCGACAGGATGAGACGGCCTTCTTTGTCTTCCTTCTGAAGAACGAGGGCCTCGACCAGGTCGCCGACCTTGACAACCTCGGAAGGGTCAACGTCGTGCTTGATGGAAAGTTCGCGGGAGGGGATGACACCCTCGGTCTTGTAGCCGACGTCGAGGAGGACCTCGTCGCGGTCGATCTTCACAACGGTGCCCTCGATGAGGTCTCCGTCGTTGAAGAATTTCAGAGTCTTTTCGACCGCGGCAAGGAAGTCTTCAGCAGATCCGATGTCGTTGATGGCGACCTGCTTGGGTGCCCGTTCGGTCGTTGCGATTGTCATGTAGTAGTTGCTCCAGGATGGACATATTCGGGCCAGAAGGGAGGTTAGTGCGATTTACTATGATGTTTCCGCGACTGGCAGCGGCTAATTCGTCACAAGCGTGACAGTAAAGCTTAGCTGTTTCGGGGCGGCCCGGGCAACCCGCCCAACGACGTATCTCCCCCGACTCGAGAACGCGCGCCAGGCCTTTCGATTCCTCGCCCGTCGCGACAGAACTCGGGAACTTCCCCATCCGCTGGTCGAGCCTGTCGAGACCCGGTGACCCGATCCGCGATCCGCGGTCCGTGGGCCTCAGATCCGCGGGTTGGCCGGCGGGGTCTCGACAGGCTCGACCAACGTGTGGTCGCGACCCGCCGGTTGGCCGGCGGGGTCTCGACAGGCTCGACCAACGTGTGGTCGCGATCTGCAGGTTGTCCTGCGACGGACCCTGTCGCCTGTCGCGAGGGATCTCGGAGACGTCCCCATCCCGGTGGTCGAGCCTGTCGAGACCCGGTGACCCGGTGCGCGGTCCGTGGATGCGTCAGACCCGCAGATCGGCCGGCGGGGTCTCGACGGGCTCGACCAACGTGAGGTCGCGACCCGCGGGTCGGCCGGCGGTCCCGCGGGGCCGCCGGCCAGGCTCGGGTCAGGGCTGCAGGGCGGAGCGGAGGGTGTCAAGGCCGACGCCGCCGAGGTCGAGCGCGCGGCGGTGGAATTCCTTGATGTTGAACGCCGCACCATCCCTGGCCTGGGCCTCGTCGCGCAGCTGTTCCCAGATCCGCTGGCCGATCTTGTACGACGGTGCCTGGCCCGGCCAGCCCAGGTAGCGGTTCACCTCGAACCTGACGAATCCCTCGTTCATGTTGACGTTCCGGGCGAGGAAGTCGAAGGCGTAGTCGGCCGTCCACACCCCTGAGCCGTCCGGAACGGTCTTGCCCAGGTGCACGCCGATGTCCAGCACCACCCGCGCCGCGCGCATCCGCTGCCCGTCCAGCATGCCGAGCCTGTCGGCGGGGTCGTCGAGGTAGCCCAGCTGCTCCATCAGGCGTTCCGCGTACAGGGCCCAGCCCTCGGCGTGGCCGGAGGTGCCGGCGAGCTGCCGGCGCCAGGTGTTCAGCTTGGCCCGGTTGTACACCGCCTGGCCGATCTGCAGGTGGTGGCCGGGAATGCCCTCGTGATAGACCGTGGTGAGTTCGCGCCAGGTGTCGAATTCGGTCACGCCGACGGGCACGGACCACCACATCCGGCCGGGCCGGGAGAAGTCGTCGGTCGGGCCTGTGTAGTAGATCCCGCCCTCCTGGGTGGGTGCGATCATGCACTCCAGACGGCGGATCTCCTCCGGGATGTCGAACTGGGTCTCGCCCAGCTCTGCGACGGCACGGTCGCTGGTCTCCTGCATCCAGCGCTGCAGGGCGTCGGTGCCGTGCAGCTTGCGGGCCGGATCGGTGTCGAGGAACTCGATGGCCTCCAGGACCGTGGCGCCCGGTTTGATCTGCCTGGCCACGCTCTCCTGCTCGGCCACCATGCGACCGAGTTCCTCTAT
It includes:
- a CDS encoding DUF885 domain-containing protein codes for the protein MTVNDYRTPTPVDQIAEQWVDTLVALDPTVGTYIGRAADGSGFADYSPDGHARYVQAATEVIAALDAANPVDAVDDVTRTDLGSTLALDLESSAAGLHLRDLNVIASPVQEIREVFDLMPTGTVADWQNISARLQAVPAAIDGYIQTLRLGIEQGITPARRQVVEVLGQVRRTAANDGFFNHFVAEAGLETGSLPATLATDLGVRASRAASAYDKLAAFLADDLAPRATEVDAIGRDLYALSSRRFLGATVDLDETYEWGIEELGRMVAEQESVARQIKPGATVLEAIEFLDTDPARKLHGTDALQRWMQETSDRAVAELGETQFDIPEEIRRLECMIAPTQEGGIYYTGPTDDFSRPGRMWWSVPVGVTEFDTWRELTTVYHEGIPGHHLQIGQAVYNRAKLNTWRRQLAGTSGHAEGWALYAERLMEQLGYLDDPADRLGMLDGQRMRAARVVLDIGVHLGKTVPDGSGVWTADYAFDFLARNVNMNEGFVRFEVNRYLGWPGQAPSYKIGQRIWEQLRDEAQARDGAAFNIKEFHRRALDLGGVGLDTLRSALQP
- the rpsA gene encoding 30S ribosomal protein S1; this encodes MTIATTERAPKQVAINDIGSAEDFLAAVEKTLKFFNDGDLIEGTVVKIDRDEVLLDVGYKTEGVIPSRELSIKHDVDPSEVVKVGDLVEALVLQKEDKEGRLILSKKRAQYERAWGDVEKIKESDGVVTGSVIEVVKGGLIVDIGLRGFLPASLIELRRVRDLTPYLGQEIEAKILELDKNRNNVVLSRRALLEQTQSESRTTFLNNLQKGQVRKGVVSSIVNFGAFVDLGGVDGLVHVSELSWKHIEHASEVVEVGQEVTVEILEVDLDRERVSLSLKATQEDPWQVFARTHAIGQVAPGKVTKLVPFGAFVRVAEGIEGLVHISELSGKHVELAEQVVSVGDEVFVKVIDIDLERRRISLSLKQANDGVDPEGTEFDPALYGMLTEYDDQGNYKYPEGFDPETNEWREGFETQREKWEQDYAAAQARWEAHKKQVASANDEIIAPGDVASAAGNSFSSETAGAGTLADDEALAALREKLSSNN
- the coaE gene encoding dephospho-CoA kinase, yielding MYLIGLTGGIASGKSTVAKRFGEHGAVVIDADQLARAAVAPGTDALAHVIEVFGDEVANADGSLNRAALGAIVFGNPAALNLLNQIVHPAVRALSAQAIDAAERANPHVVVVYDVPLLVEASVGHPFDLIVVVHADAETRVRRMVELRGMNEADARSRIAAQAGDDERLAVADAVIDSTGSLDATLSQVDRLWKRKLRSQHDAHPEATEAAADPSVGGAP